In the Arachis ipaensis cultivar K30076 chromosome B10, Araip1.1, whole genome shotgun sequence genome, one interval contains:
- the LOC107622727 gene encoding succinate dehydrogenase subunit 7B, mitochondrial isoform X2, protein MAFLLNKTTIASHFRSHSQKGEDLLSLSRRQYHIEPGPREKALLAEDAALKPFKSYKQRVKKLKKIGDILTIVVVAGCCYEIYVKAAMREAARKQ, encoded by the exons ATGGCCTTCTTGCTTAACAAGACCACCATTGCTTCCCATTTCCGATCTCACTCCCAG AAGGGTGAAGATCTGCTTTCACTCTCGCGCCGTCAATACCATATCGAACCTGGGCCTCGTGAAAAAGCG CTCTTGGCTGAAGATGCAGCTTTGAAGCCATTTAAGTCATATAAACAGAGGGTTAAGAAGCTCAAAAAGATTGGCGATATTCTAACAATTGTTGTCGTTGCAG GATGCTGCTATGAAATATATGTCAAGGCAGCTATGAGAGAAGCAGCTCGGAAACAGTAA
- the LOC107622727 gene encoding succinate dehydrogenase subunit 7B, mitochondrial isoform X1, with amino-acid sequence MAFLLNKTTIASHFRSHSQDQKGEDLLSLSRRQYHIEPGPREKALLAEDAALKPFKSYKQRVKKLKKIGDILTIVVVAGCCYEIYVKAAMREAARKQ; translated from the exons ATGGCCTTCTTGCTTAACAAGACCACCATTGCTTCCCATTTCCGATCTCACTCCCAGG ATCAGAAGGGTGAAGATCTGCTTTCACTCTCGCGCCGTCAATACCATATCGAACCTGGGCCTCGTGAAAAAGCG CTCTTGGCTGAAGATGCAGCTTTGAAGCCATTTAAGTCATATAAACAGAGGGTTAAGAAGCTCAAAAAGATTGGCGATATTCTAACAATTGTTGTCGTTGCAG GATGCTGCTATGAAATATATGTCAAGGCAGCTATGAGAGAAGCAGCTCGGAAACAGTAA